A single genomic interval of Chitinophaga sp. 180180018-3 harbors:
- a CDS encoding multidrug efflux SMR transporter, which yields MPWLFLVIGGLFEIGFTISLKYSENFSRLWPSVSFVICISLSFFFLNKAINGGLPIGTSYAVWTGIGAAGTAIAGMLFFKEPAVLWRIFFLVLLIGSIVGLKFVSGHE from the coding sequence ATGCCTTGGTTATTCCTTGTCATCGGTGGACTATTTGAGATAGGCTTTACTATTTCGCTGAAGTATTCTGAGAATTTTTCAAGACTGTGGCCTTCAGTAAGTTTTGTGATATGTATTTCGCTGAGTTTTTTCTTCCTCAACAAAGCTATTAATGGTGGGTTGCCGATAGGCACCTCTTACGCAGTGTGGACAGGCATTGGAGCTGCAGGAACAGCCATAGCAGGAATGCTCTTTTTCAAAGAGCCTGCAGTTTTATGGCGGATTTTTTTTCTCGTGCTGCTGATAGGCTCCATTGTGGGGCTGAAGTTTGTTTCAGGGCATGAATGA
- a CDS encoding DNA alkylation repair protein produces the protein MEYMQLLAEVFTTAVNENNAMAMKAYLRDQFEHIGIKTPERRNMLKTVIARHGLPTVSDMPMLVKMLWAMPEREYQYIAIDLMERFKKQWNPDDIHLFEYMITHKSWWDSVDSVVSALAGPWFKKFPAAQPAITDRWISSDNFWLQRSAIIFQNAYKKDTDEKLLYRYIQRCASSNEFFIRKAIGWALREYSKTNPESVRKFVMQTPLASLSQREALRRIV, from the coding sequence ATGGAATATATGCAGTTGCTCGCGGAAGTTTTCACTACTGCTGTTAACGAAAATAATGCGATGGCAATGAAAGCTTACCTGCGTGATCAGTTCGAGCACATCGGCATTAAAACTCCGGAGCGCCGGAATATGCTGAAGACAGTCATCGCCAGGCATGGTCTTCCGACAGTTTCAGACATGCCTATGCTCGTCAAAATGTTGTGGGCGATGCCGGAAAGAGAATATCAGTATATTGCCATTGACCTGATGGAACGATTTAAAAAACAATGGAATCCTGACGATATACATCTGTTTGAATACATGATTACGCATAAGTCGTGGTGGGACAGCGTAGATAGTGTAGTATCCGCGCTCGCGGGGCCGTGGTTCAAAAAATTCCCTGCAGCACAACCGGCGATCACTGACCGGTGGATCAGTAGCGATAACTTTTGGTTACAGCGGTCGGCTATCATTTTTCAGAATGCTTATAAGAAAGATACGGATGAAAAGCTGCTCTACCGCTACATACAGCGTTGTGCTTCTTCCAATGAATTTTTCATCCGGAAAGCCATTGGCTGGGCACTGCGCGAATATTCCAAAACCAATCCGGAAAGTGTCCGGAAATTTGTCATGCAAACACCGCTTGCTTCGCTGAGCCAACGCGAAGCCTTGCGCAGGATTGTCTGA
- a CDS encoding chloride channel protein encodes MIFRHNYLNGRILPVIPLLPSGTTVPSKSGLKLSLAAALVAAFGTGIGILVKYVMNTLTALIFFGNLHTGNIRMNDIESAPWLMVIPVAGALFLTWATGKGAAFFSALGLTVAAGAGAPVGAESPGTLLIAAASARISGLFRCTDEESHLLFLAGICGVVSCLFGAPLAALILVLELWVNRCNIRSIWPLAIAALVSGTTVYLINGFAPVYNMPNAPAVNIKSLTAYLLVGVFTGLWSRLTVWLYKRLQKGFENLSARSNWYILLGSLMVGVVAYIYPGTLGAGESSVNDLLQAHVTLSILFSLAVMKWLSWLFFSSAYRTGTGIIPLLITGGAVALFVGVAIQLLFPSLVIHSGTIVLTGMCAMLAGTSGALLTSMVLSVEITHDLNAVVPVIAACLVSYFISIPALKKEAVPQ; translated from the coding sequence ATGATCTTCAGACACAATTACCTGAACGGCAGAATATTACCGGTGATACCATTATTACCATCCGGAACAACCGTGCCCTCGAAATCCGGTCTTAAACTTTCACTGGCAGCGGCCCTGGTCGCCGCATTTGGAACTGGCATCGGAATACTGGTGAAATACGTAATGAATACTCTCACCGCACTGATTTTTTTTGGCAACCTGCATACGGGAAATATCAGGATGAACGACATTGAGTCTGCACCATGGCTCATGGTGATTCCGGTGGCAGGCGCATTGTTTTTAACCTGGGCTACCGGAAAGGGTGCTGCATTCTTCTCTGCCCTGGGATTAACAGTGGCTGCGGGCGCAGGTGCCCCGGTGGGCGCCGAAAGTCCGGGTACACTGCTGATCGCTGCGGCTTCCGCCCGGATCTCCGGCCTTTTCCGCTGTACGGACGAAGAAAGCCATCTGCTGTTTCTGGCAGGGATCTGCGGTGTTGTCAGCTGTTTGTTTGGCGCCCCGCTGGCGGCATTGATATTAGTCCTGGAACTCTGGGTGAATCGCTGCAACATAAGGAGTATATGGCCGCTGGCTATTGCTGCGCTGGTTTCCGGCACTACTGTATATCTTATCAATGGTTTTGCTCCGGTATATAACATGCCCAACGCGCCGGCTGTAAATATAAAATCACTAACGGCCTATCTGCTGGTCGGAGTTTTCACCGGATTGTGGTCCCGCCTGACTGTATGGCTGTATAAACGCCTGCAAAAAGGATTTGAAAATTTATCTGCACGCAGTAACTGGTATATATTGTTAGGATCACTAATGGTTGGAGTAGTAGCATATATCTACCCGGGAACACTGGGTGCGGGGGAAAGCAGTGTTAACGACCTGCTTCAGGCTCATGTTACACTCTCTATATTGTTTTCTCTGGCCGTTATGAAATGGTTATCGTGGCTGTTTTTTTCATCCGCATATAGAACAGGCACGGGTATTATTCCCCTGCTGATAACTGGTGGAGCTGTTGCGTTGTTTGTGGGAGTCGCCATTCAATTACTTTTCCCGTCTTTAGTAATACATTCAGGCACTATTGTATTAACAGGGATGTGTGCCATGCTGGCTGGTACTTCCGGTGCGTTACTCACATCGATGGTATTATCCGTTGAAATTACCCACGATCTGAATGCCGTGGTACCTGTGATAGCCGCCTGTCTTGTTTCATATTTTATCTCAATACCGGCATTAAAGAAAGAGGCGGTACCCCAGTGA
- the cyoE gene encoding heme o synthase, producing the protein MSSSYAIASKVKDYSQLMKFNLTFMVVFSSVVGYLLVPGVEFKQNLIQVLLLFAGGLLVSGSANTINQVWEKQTDKLMARTAVRPLPAGRMNDGEAIALAIITGVAGILIMGYCFNWLSAMLSLISLVLYGFVYTPWKKWNSLAVLAGAFPGAMPPLIGWAAGAGNLGEGGWSLFAIQFLWQFPHFWAIAWIAYKDYNRAGFKMLPGNGEPNKYTALQAAMYTLLLIPAGVAPYLLKITGSISAIIAVLAGVFFLFRAINLYRKNDVPAARKLMFGSYIYLTIVQLAQLLDKA; encoded by the coding sequence TTGTCGTCATCATATGCGATAGCCAGTAAGGTCAAGGATTATTCTCAACTGATGAAGTTTAATCTCACCTTTATGGTGGTATTTTCGTCAGTGGTTGGCTATCTGTTGGTGCCGGGTGTGGAGTTTAAACAAAACCTGATACAAGTTCTTTTACTATTTGCTGGCGGCTTACTGGTTTCAGGATCTGCCAATACCATTAATCAGGTATGGGAAAAGCAAACGGATAAGCTGATGGCCCGTACTGCTGTTCGTCCATTGCCCGCAGGGCGTATGAACGACGGAGAGGCGATTGCGCTGGCGATTATTACCGGGGTAGCAGGCATACTCATTATGGGTTACTGCTTCAACTGGTTAAGTGCTATGCTTAGCCTCATATCTTTGGTATTGTATGGCTTTGTATATACTCCCTGGAAGAAATGGAACTCACTGGCGGTGCTGGCGGGTGCATTTCCGGGGGCTATGCCTCCATTGATCGGTTGGGCTGCCGGAGCTGGTAATCTGGGCGAAGGTGGCTGGTCTTTATTCGCCATTCAATTCCTGTGGCAATTTCCGCATTTCTGGGCAATCGCCTGGATTGCTTATAAAGACTATAACAGGGCTGGCTTTAAGATGTTGCCTGGTAACGGAGAACCAAATAAATATACAGCTCTCCAGGCAGCTATGTACACCCTGCTACTGATCCCTGCCGGTGTTGCTCCTTACCTGTTGAAGATAACTGGCAGCATTTCAGCCATCATAGCAGTTCTGGCAGGCGTTTTCTTCCTGTTCAGGGCAATTAACCTATATAGGAAGAATGATGTTCCAGCAGCGAGAAAGCTCATGTTCGGATCTTATATTTATCTGACCATTGTCCAGCTGGCACAACTGCTGGATAAAGCTTAA
- a CDS encoding GNAT family N-acetyltransferase, with product MITYRKADINDIQQLVRLRLQFLKEMYPDTDHSRDTVLTEHLNTYLKEHLTKDNFVNWFAEVDGKVVASAGIVFYNQPPLYHNLEGKVAYILNVYTSPAFRRKGIAKTLVQKIMDEAKLRNTGKVSLHTSKEGRLLYEQFGFIAGDNEMTCQLPRKQ from the coding sequence ATGATAACCTACAGAAAGGCGGATATAAATGATATCCAGCAGCTCGTGCGCCTGAGACTGCAGTTCCTGAAAGAAATGTACCCTGATACCGACCACTCCCGGGACACTGTCTTAACTGAACATCTTAATACTTACCTGAAAGAACATCTCACGAAAGACAATTTCGTCAATTGGTTTGCTGAAGTTGATGGCAAGGTCGTGGCCAGCGCCGGGATCGTTTTTTATAATCAACCCCCACTGTACCACAACCTCGAAGGTAAAGTCGCTTACATCCTCAATGTATATACTTCACCGGCTTTCCGTCGCAAAGGTATTGCGAAGACGCTTGTACAGAAGATCATGGATGAAGCAAAACTACGTAATACCGGGAAGGTAAGCCTCCATACCAGTAAAGAAGGCAGGCTATTATATGAACAATTCGGCTTCATAGCAGGGGATAATGAAATGACCTGCCAATTGCCGCGCAAACAATAA
- a CDS encoding MarR family winged helix-turn-helix transcriptional regulator, whose amino-acid sequence MGKVSTFSPAQQAENTSSKVVASLERLSEAFRVLLWQEATQYGLSPIQIQVLTFLLHYPEEKRTVTTLASYFNMTKATISDAVKSLEQKKYLTRKASTTDTRSHTLHLVKEGRAIAKKVEQFASPLQETVEQMSAKEQNGLLEQLMQLIYQLNQQEVISSQPMCFNCQFYVAKKGHYCNKLKMSLNNGGLRVDCPVFEFREEE is encoded by the coding sequence ATGGGGAAAGTTTCCACATTCAGCCCGGCGCAGCAGGCAGAAAACACGTCCAGTAAAGTAGTAGCCTCCCTGGAGCGATTATCAGAAGCCTTCCGTGTGCTGTTATGGCAAGAGGCAACGCAGTATGGACTCAGTCCAATACAGATCCAGGTGCTCACTTTTTTACTCCATTACCCGGAGGAAAAGCGTACTGTAACAACGTTAGCGTCATATTTCAATATGACAAAAGCCACCATCAGTGACGCCGTAAAATCACTGGAGCAAAAAAAATACCTGACCCGTAAGGCGAGTACCACCGACACACGCAGCCACACCCTCCATCTGGTAAAGGAAGGCAGGGCAATTGCGAAGAAAGTGGAACAATTTGCTTCGCCATTACAGGAAACGGTTGAACAAATGTCGGCTAAAGAGCAAAATGGCCTGTTAGAGCAGCTTATGCAGCTTATTTACCAACTCAATCAGCAGGAAGTCATCTCTTCGCAACCTATGTGTTTCAATTGCCAATTTTATGTAGCAAAGAAGGGCCATTATTGTAACAAGCTGAAAATGTCGCTCAACAATGGGGGATTACGGGTAGATTGTCCGGTTTTTGAGTTCAGGGAAGAAGAATAG
- a CDS encoding DUF2024 family protein has protein sequence MKVAVFDTYVKRKAGGYLHFDIIVSDETPFEEVLEFGNDYLTSRKESGLMVAHKDCRFCHFTEIIPRWEHQIAQKGYYIHELEGCH, from the coding sequence ATGAAAGTTGCTGTTTTTGATACTTATGTAAAGAGGAAAGCAGGTGGTTACCTTCATTTCGACATTATTGTATCCGATGAAACTCCCTTTGAGGAGGTCCTCGAATTTGGGAACGATTACCTGACTTCGAGGAAAGAATCGGGGTTGATGGTGGCACATAAAGATTGCCGTTTTTGCCATTTTACGGAAATTATCCCCCGTTGGGAGCATCAGATAGCGCAAAAAGGGTACTATATACACGAATTAGAGGGATGTCATTGA
- a CDS encoding SCO family protein yields MDTISKNGKVTYDTVFHQLKDFHLTNQLGNQVSLKDMEGKVLLVDFFFTSCPSICPTLTKNLKKIQSAYVKNDSLLQILSFSVDPERDTVDKLRKYAYDYQVNPDNWWLLTGSKKEIYDLARNDFFVSVTKGDGGPDDFIHTEKLVLLDKNRNIRGYYNGLDSNDVKRCAGDIAILHLAKERHRPGFIAFLKKLFSGEN; encoded by the coding sequence GTGGATACAATATCGAAAAACGGTAAAGTCACGTACGATACCGTTTTTCATCAGCTGAAAGACTTTCACCTTACTAACCAGTTAGGTAATCAGGTAAGTCTGAAAGACATGGAAGGAAAAGTGCTATTGGTTGATTTCTTTTTCACTTCCTGTCCCAGCATCTGCCCCACCTTAACGAAGAACCTGAAAAAGATACAGAGCGCCTACGTTAAGAATGATTCTTTACTGCAGATCCTCTCCTTTTCAGTAGATCCGGAAAGAGATACGGTAGATAAACTTCGCAAATACGCATACGACTACCAGGTAAATCCTGATAACTGGTGGTTGCTGACCGGTAGCAAAAAGGAAATCTACGACCTTGCCAGAAATGATTTCTTTGTTTCAGTGACAAAGGGAGACGGCGGTCCGGACGATTTCATACATACCGAGAAACTGGTATTACTGGACAAAAACAGAAATATCCGGGGATATTACAATGGCTTGGATTCCAATGATGTAAAAAGGTGCGCAGGCGATATCGCTATATTGCATCTGGCAAAGGAAAGACACAGACCAGGTTTTATAGCTTTCTTAAAGAAGCTGTTCTCCGGAGAAAACTAA
- a CDS encoding cytochrome c oxidase subunit 3 translates to MTLEQRKKIHPHKYSLWIAMGSITMMFIGFTSAYIVKRSQANWLAFELPHIFWLSTAIILTSSVTIQLALKQFRERSMQRYKQLITITAILGVVFAVCQWIGFSQMKSAGLPLNGPVSASFIYVIVGVHLLHVLGGVVALLIMFGRAYRTRVRTYSAVPIEVAATYWHFVDILWIYLLIFLSIAR, encoded by the coding sequence ATGACACTAGAACAACGTAAGAAAATACATCCGCATAAATATTCCCTATGGATTGCAATGGGGAGCATCACTATGATGTTTATCGGATTTACCAGTGCTTACATTGTTAAGAGATCACAGGCAAATTGGCTGGCTTTTGAATTGCCGCATATTTTCTGGCTGTCCACTGCTATCATTCTTACCAGTAGTGTAACCATACAGCTCGCTTTGAAGCAGTTCAGGGAAAGAAGTATGCAACGCTACAAACAGCTGATCACAATTACAGCTATTCTTGGAGTGGTGTTCGCAGTTTGCCAATGGATCGGATTTTCTCAAATGAAATCTGCGGGGTTGCCTCTTAACGGGCCGGTTTCCGCTTCTTTCATATATGTTATTGTAGGGGTGCATTTGCTGCACGTACTCGGAGGGGTTGTTGCCCTGCTGATCATGTTTGGCAGAGCATATCGTACCAGGGTTCGTACCTACAGCGCAGTGCCGATCGAAGTTGCCGCCACTTACTGGCATTTCGTGGACATACTGTGGATTTACCTGTTAATTTTTTTAAGTATCGCCAGATAA
- a CDS encoding cytochrome C oxidase subunit IV family protein produces MEHTHAAAGHETAHAGSSTKTIWRTFWILLCITLVEIGLAFLHLEYGFLPRVLLNAIFVGLTVVKAFYIVAEFMHLGHEIKNLILTILIPLLLFVWFIIAFLYEGDSWKNMRKDLKPGTPAPVERVAPAEKHH; encoded by the coding sequence ATGGAGCATACACACGCCGCGGCCGGACATGAAACTGCACATGCCGGATCTTCTACCAAAACTATCTGGAGAACATTCTGGATACTGTTGTGTATCACATTGGTGGAAATTGGCCTGGCATTCCTTCACCTGGAATATGGATTCCTTCCAAGAGTATTGTTGAATGCTATCTTCGTTGGTCTTACCGTTGTAAAAGCCTTCTATATCGTAGCTGAATTCATGCACCTGGGTCACGAGATCAAAAATCTGATCCTCACCATCCTGATTCCGCTGCTGCTGTTCGTTTGGTTTATCATCGCATTCCTCTATGAAGGTGATTCATGGAAGAATATGAGAAAAGACCTGAAACCCGGTACCCCGGCTCCGGTTGAAAGGGTTGCACCCGCTGAAAAGCATCATTAA
- a CDS encoding cytochrome c oxidase subunit 3: MDTAVTAKKKWWAGGYSPFNVSYGKLMMWYFLMSDAFTFGALLISYGTIRFSSPSWPDPNEVFKSFPGMGHAELPLMFVSLMTFILIMSSVTMVLAVHAGHARDRKNVVKWLSWTIVGGIAFLSCQAWEWTHLFHEGAWWGRNPFHNVDGTAATTNFTNFFFTITGFHGLHVTSGVILNIIILANVLKGTYEHRGHYEMVEKVGLYWHFVDLVWVFVFTCFYLL; encoded by the coding sequence ATGGATACAGCAGTTACAGCGAAGAAAAAATGGTGGGCCGGAGGATATTCTCCCTTTAATGTGAGCTATGGCAAGTTGATGATGTGGTACTTCCTGATGTCAGATGCGTTCACTTTCGGTGCATTATTGATATCATATGGTACCATCCGGTTTTCCAGCCCATCCTGGCCTGATCCGAATGAGGTGTTCAAATCATTCCCTGGTATGGGACATGCTGAACTGCCTCTGATGTTCGTGAGCTTGATGACCTTCATCCTCATTATGAGTTCTGTTACCATGGTATTGGCTGTACATGCCGGTCATGCGAGAGACAGGAAAAATGTTGTCAAATGGCTCTCCTGGACTATTGTAGGTGGTATCGCCTTCCTGAGCTGTCAGGCATGGGAATGGACTCACCTGTTCCATGAAGGCGCATGGTGGGGTCGTAACCCGTTCCATAATGTTGATGGCACCGCTGCAACTACCAACTTTACTAACTTCTTCTTTACCATCACCGGTTTCCACGGATTACACGTAACTTCCGGTGTGATACTGAATATCATTATTCTGGCAAACGTGCTGAAAGGTACTTACGAACACAGAGGTCACTATGAAATGGTGGAAAAGGTTGGTCTTTACTGGCACTTCGTAGATCTGGTTTGGGTATTCGTATTCACCTGCTTCTACCTGCTCTAA
- a CDS encoding protoglobin domain-containing protein produces MNDARHFDTAGAENPDSSLDAQTLFQLKRMLLFTNEDEQYLMMAGNILAAHTEDILDRWYEYILKNNYLAGYFARDGKPDLAYLQSLRPEFRQWINNLCTREEGTRWWLFEEHIAAELEQTNHSEPGSLPVIFLRYLTTFIYPVSEAVRTFLNGHGYPESDVERMQQAWFKAISFSVLLWIYPQSRSPLF; encoded by the coding sequence ATGAATGACGCTAGGCATTTTGATACAGCTGGCGCTGAAAATCCCGATTCTTCACTGGATGCACAAACATTATTTCAATTAAAAAGAATGCTGCTGTTTACCAATGAGGATGAGCAGTATCTGATGATGGCAGGTAACATTCTCGCGGCGCATACGGAAGACATTCTGGACAGGTGGTACGAATACATTCTGAAAAACAATTATCTCGCAGGTTATTTCGCCAGGGATGGGAAGCCCGATTTAGCGTATTTACAATCATTAAGACCTGAGTTCCGGCAATGGATTAACAATTTATGTACCCGGGAGGAGGGAACCAGGTGGTGGCTGTTTGAAGAGCATATTGCTGCGGAGTTAGAGCAAACGAATCACAGTGAGCCGGGCTCATTACCTGTCATATTTCTACGTTATCTGACCACGTTTATTTACCCGGTATCAGAAGCTGTAAGGACTTTTCTCAATGGGCATGGCTATCCGGAGTCCGATGTAGAGCGAATGCAGCAGGCATGGTTCAAGGCAATCAGTTTTAGTGTATTATTATGGATATATCCTCAGTCCCGGTCACCCTTATTTTAA
- a CDS encoding cbb3-type cytochrome c oxidase subunit I codes for MSNEATLHSQQEVMHGAHDHHDHDHEHHHEGNFISKYVFSMDHKMIAKQFLITGIVWAIIGAFFSVLFRLQLGFPDATFPWLESILGHWAKGGRISAEAYYALVTMHGTILVFFVLTAGLSGTFSNLLIPLQVGARDMASPFMNCLSYWFFFLASLVMMASLFVQTGPASGGWTMYPPLSALGDASIGSKIGVDLWLTSMALFVVSQLLGGLNYISTLLNMRTKGMAMTKMPLTIWSFFFTAVLGVLSFPVLLSGFILLLFDRHAGTSFYLSDIFIAGKALANEGGSAILYQHLFWFLGHPEVYIIILPAMGMVSEVLAVSSRKPIFGYLAMIGSLFAICILAFLVWAHHMFVTGLNPFLGAFFVLLTLLIAVPSAIKVFNWITTIWKGNINFTPGALFSIGFVSTFISGGLTGIWLGNSSIDIHLHDTMFVIAHFHIVMGVSAFFGMFAGIYHWFPKMYGRFMNSTIGYIHFWVTLVGAYLIFWPMHYEGMAGMPRRYYDVSGWASFKQFGGLNEFISIVVILVFAVQLLFVFNFFYSIFKGRKMTTPNPWNATTLEWTTPIHAGHGNWPGEIPEVHRWAYDYSKDGRDFIPQTEPIGPNESAH; via the coding sequence ATGAGTAACGAAGCAACATTGCACAGTCAACAGGAGGTAATGCACGGAGCGCATGATCATCATGATCATGATCATGAGCACCACCATGAAGGCAATTTCATCTCGAAATATGTTTTCAGCATGGATCACAAAATGATCGCCAAACAATTCCTGATTACTGGTATCGTTTGGGCTATCATTGGTGCTTTCTTCTCTGTTCTGTTCCGTTTGCAACTTGGTTTTCCTGATGCAACTTTCCCATGGCTGGAAAGCATTCTGGGGCATTGGGCAAAAGGTGGCCGCATTTCTGCGGAAGCATATTACGCATTGGTTACAATGCACGGTACCATCCTGGTATTCTTTGTATTAACTGCCGGTTTGAGCGGTACTTTCTCCAATCTGCTGATTCCTTTGCAGGTGGGTGCCCGCGATATGGCGTCTCCTTTTATGAACTGCCTTAGCTACTGGTTCTTCTTCCTGGCAAGCCTGGTAATGATGGCTTCTCTGTTTGTGCAAACTGGTCCTGCTTCCGGTGGTTGGACGATGTATCCTCCGCTGAGTGCGCTGGGCGATGCTTCTATCGGTTCTAAAATCGGTGTGGATCTCTGGTTAACCAGTATGGCACTGTTTGTTGTTTCTCAGCTGCTGGGTGGTTTGAACTATATCTCTACACTCCTGAATATGCGTACTAAAGGCATGGCGATGACCAAAATGCCTTTGACAATATGGTCTTTCTTCTTTACTGCAGTGTTGGGTGTATTGTCTTTCCCCGTACTGCTGTCAGGTTTCATCCTGCTGCTGTTCGATCGTCACGCTGGTACCAGCTTCTACCTGTCTGATATCTTTATCGCTGGTAAAGCCCTGGCTAACGAAGGTGGTAGCGCGATTCTCTATCAACACTTATTCTGGTTCCTGGGTCACCCGGAAGTATATATCATCATCCTCCCTGCAATGGGTATGGTATCCGAAGTACTCGCGGTAAGTTCCCGCAAACCTATCTTCGGTTACCTGGCAATGATTGGTTCCCTGTTCGCCATCTGTATCCTGGCCTTCCTGGTTTGGGCGCACCATATGTTCGTAACAGGTTTGAATCCGTTCCTGGGTGCCTTCTTCGTACTCCTGACCCTCCTGATCGCGGTTCCGTCTGCTATCAAGGTGTTCAACTGGATCACTACCATCTGGAAAGGTAATATCAACTTTACTCCAGGTGCCCTGTTCTCTATCGGTTTCGTAAGTACTTTCATCTCCGGTGGTTTAACTGGTATCTGGCTGGGTAACTCTTCTATCGATATTCATCTGCATGATACCATGTTCGTGATTGCCCACTTCCACATTGTAATGGGTGTATCTGCTTTCTTTGGTATGTTTGCCGGTATCTATCACTGGTTCCCTAAAATGTATGGCCGATTCATGAATTCAACAATCGGTTATATCCATTTCTGGGTAACCCTGGTGGGCGCTTACCTGATCTTCTGGCCAATGCACTACGAAGGTATGGCGGGTATGCCAAGAAGATATTATGATGTTTCCGGATGGGCTTCCTTCAAGCAATTTGGCGGCCTGAACGAATTTATCAGTATCGTGGTAATCCTGGTGTTTGCAGTACAGCTGCTGTTTGTATTCAATTTCTTCTACTCCATTTTCAAAGGAAGAAAAATGACTACACCGAATCCATGGAATGCTACTACACTGGAATGGACAACACCAATTCACGCCGGTCACGGTAACTGGCCTGGTGAAATCCCTGAAGTTCATCGCTGGGCTTATGATTACAGTAAAGACGGAAGAGATTTCATTCCGCAAACTGAGCCTATCGGACCTAACGAATCAGCGCACTAG
- a CDS encoding DUF420 domain-containing protein — protein MELKNKNLNTPIAIVSIVIPALVALLFFLPKPDMHPGFDVRILPLFHAILNTSTAVLLLASLYFIKNGHVKAHKTTNLIAVALSVIFLLSYVTYHALAPETRFGDIDHNGVLDASEKAALGGIRYLYYFLLLTHILLAGIIVPLVLFTLLRGFQNDIPRHRKIARITWPIWFYVAVTGVIVYIMISPYYH, from the coding sequence ATGGAACTTAAAAACAAAAATCTCAATACACCTATAGCTATTGTGTCAATCGTCATACCTGCGCTGGTGGCATTATTGTTTTTTTTACCTAAACCGGACATGCATCCTGGTTTTGATGTCAGGATACTCCCGCTGTTTCATGCCATCCTCAATACAAGTACTGCTGTATTATTGCTGGCCAGCCTGTATTTTATCAAGAATGGCCATGTAAAGGCACATAAAACCACCAATCTGATTGCAGTTGCCTTATCTGTGATCTTCCTGCTCTCCTATGTAACCTATCACGCCCTGGCGCCGGAAACGCGTTTCGGCGATATTGACCATAATGGCGTGCTCGACGCTTCCGAAAAGGCCGCTTTAGGCGGTATCCGCTACCTGTATTACTTCCTGCTATTGACGCATATCCTGTTGGCTGGGATCATTGTACCATTGGTACTATTCACCCTGCTGCGCGGATTCCAGAATGATATTCCCCGCCATCGTAAAATTGCACGTATTACCTGGCCAATCTGGTTCTATGTGGCAGTAACTGGTGTGATTGTATATATCATGATCTCACCATATTATCATTGA